From Streptomyces sp. TLI_053, a single genomic window includes:
- a CDS encoding chaplin, translated as MTDHVQVRKVTATALRHRVRLGVAALAVAALPLAALSPARAADQAPAGEAPSAAALARETGVASELAAMGLEVRTKVGLILAFGDAGIVNAAVAHFADEDPIALFTGPDETGTGYLLIRGTSIAPWIGFTPGSGVAIQSVSNETDDEVVVYDQATGHLNVAQDHHTAENLPQPHTPSGKANRAGATHSAVALQGPPGVLSGNQTQIPVHIPTDICGNSRGVLSIVYPGYGSTCVNSG; from the coding sequence ATGACCGATCACGTACAGGTCCGGAAAGTCACCGCAACGGCGCTGCGCCACCGCGTGCGCCTGGGCGTCGCCGCCCTGGCCGTCGCGGCACTCCCGCTCGCGGCCCTCTCCCCGGCCCGCGCCGCCGACCAGGCCCCGGCCGGCGAGGCTCCCAGCGCCGCCGCCCTGGCCCGGGAGACCGGCGTCGCCTCCGAACTGGCGGCCATGGGCCTTGAGGTGCGGACCAAAGTAGGCCTGATCCTCGCCTTCGGCGACGCCGGCATCGTCAACGCGGCCGTCGCCCACTTCGCCGACGAGGACCCCATCGCCCTGTTCACCGGCCCCGACGAGACCGGCACCGGCTACCTGCTCATCCGGGGCACCAGCATCGCCCCGTGGATCGGCTTCACCCCCGGATCCGGCGTCGCCATCCAGTCGGTCAGCAACGAAACCGACGACGAGGTCGTCGTCTACGACCAGGCCACCGGCCACCTCAACGTCGCCCAGGACCACCACACGGCGGAGAACCTGCCCCAGCCCCACACCCCCTCGGGCAAGGCCAACCGCGCCGGCGCCACACACAGCGCCGTCGCCCTCCAGGGACCTCCCGGCGTCCTGTCCGGCAACCAGACCCAGATCCCCGTCCACATCCCGACCGACATCTGCGGCAACTCGCGCGGCGTCCTCAGCATCGTCTACCCGGGGTACGGCTCCACTTGTGTCAACTCGGGCTGA